Proteins encoded within one genomic window of Amycolatopsis sp. 2-15:
- a CDS encoding WXG100 family type VII secretion target, whose amino-acid sequence MSGAHTNFAAYTHQQLYAMLQAGDPSSAQAAADQWNSTAIGLHEQAENLSKELSDFSGEWTGGAADQYSHMITDLVGGIRKVAQTAQGMQHMLEDAADALVKAKAEMPPPVSVPDVSPGEVALAVNPPLLPPDSSPATLAAAAQQRQQAIANVDAQQQAANAAGSAHAKAIVVMTNLATNYTTAEDSIPVSPNAVDTPAAPPAGGGASGGGATGNGLADPGVVVGTPEDSHPLPADGSVAGMPGVPGSDPATSGSPLFGDMFTAGLAAASAAAFGRFGSIMPKVPAWASGKDSDDKKDEPANTKLGGGAGTEGGAGGGIPIGGGDAPSLDGGGIPGGGGLSGGSDAPAAHSGLGGDGGASNVLSGLAGGAAGAAGAAAKSAMPMMPMMPMGMGAGGDMGSGRRIPAWLVETENVWGQQAPVAPSVIGEEPETY is encoded by the coding sequence ATGAGCGGGGCGCACACCAACTTCGCCGCGTACACGCACCAGCAGCTGTACGCGATGCTGCAGGCCGGCGACCCCAGCAGTGCCCAGGCCGCGGCCGACCAGTGGAACTCCACCGCGATCGGGCTGCACGAGCAGGCCGAGAACCTGTCGAAGGAGCTCTCGGACTTCTCGGGCGAGTGGACCGGCGGCGCGGCGGACCAATACTCGCACATGATCACCGACCTCGTCGGCGGCATCCGCAAGGTCGCGCAGACCGCGCAGGGCATGCAGCACATGCTCGAAGACGCGGCCGACGCGCTCGTGAAGGCCAAGGCCGAGATGCCGCCGCCGGTTTCGGTGCCCGACGTCTCGCCCGGTGAGGTCGCGCTGGCCGTGAACCCGCCGTTGCTGCCGCCGGACTCGTCGCCGGCCACTCTCGCCGCCGCGGCCCAGCAGCGGCAGCAGGCGATCGCGAACGTCGACGCGCAGCAGCAGGCCGCGAACGCCGCGGGTTCCGCGCACGCCAAGGCGATCGTGGTCATGACCAACCTGGCCACGAACTACACCACCGCCGAGGACTCGATCCCCGTCTCGCCCAACGCGGTCGACACGCCCGCCGCTCCCCCGGCCGGCGGCGGCGCGTCCGGTGGCGGTGCGACCGGCAACGGCCTGGCCGACCCGGGTGTCGTCGTCGGCACCCCGGAAGACTCGCACCCGCTGCCGGCGGACGGCTCCGTGGCCGGGATGCCGGGAGTTCCCGGTTCCGACCCGGCCACCTCAGGCAGTCCGCTGTTCGGCGACATGTTCACCGCGGGTCTCGCGGCGGCTTCGGCGGCGGCGTTCGGGCGGTTCGGCTCGATCATGCCGAAGGTGCCTGCGTGGGCGTCCGGAAAGGACTCCGACGACAAGAAGGACGAGCCGGCCAACACGAAGCTCGGCGGCGGCGCGGGCACCGAAGGCGGCGCCGGCGGCGGCATCCCGATCGGCGGCGGTGACGCGCCTTCGCTCGACGGCGGCGGAATCCCCGGCGGCGGTGGGCTTTCCGGCGGCAGCGACGCCCCGGCGGCGCACTCCGGCCTCGGGGGCGACGGCGGCGCGTCGAACGTCCTCAGTGGACTCGCGGGCGGCGCGGCCGGTGCCGCGGGCGCGGCGGCGAAGAGCGCGATGCCGATGATGCCCATGATGCCGATGGGCATGGGCGCCGGTGGCGACATGGGCTCCGGACGACGGATCCCGGCGTGGCTCGTGGAGACGGAGAACGTGTGGGGCCAGCAGGCGCCCGTGGCTCCGTCGGTGATCGGCGAAGAGCCGGAAACCTACTGA
- a CDS encoding DUF6086 family protein has protein sequence MFVQRLLASSVVKNRMYRELTRGFLGACLVMLDRAGVQMEPADDGQRELFDLRDAMAGPAM, from the coding sequence GTGTTCGTTCAGCGGCTGTTGGCGAGTTCGGTGGTCAAGAACCGTATGTACCGCGAGCTCACTCGTGGGTTTCTCGGGGCCTGCCTCGTGATGCTGGACCGAGCGGGAGTGCAGATGGAGCCTGCCGACGATGGTCAGCGGGAGCTGTTCGATCTCCGCGACGCGATGGCAGGTCCCGCGATGTGA
- a CDS encoding nucleotidyltransferase domain-containing protein: MLTAEIALAVLSRLRAAGCHAWIAGGWGVDALLGRETRAHSDLDLLHRVEEEPTVLAALNDFPESENFRPVRFVLTRPDGASLDLHPLQFEDDGSATQAADSAGGLFRYPADCFVTGTIGGVTVPCVSVAQQLRFHEGYEPRPHDLADVAALRAEFGSTD; this comes from the coding sequence GTGCTCACCGCCGAGATCGCCTTGGCCGTCCTGTCCCGTCTGCGCGCCGCCGGCTGCCACGCCTGGATCGCCGGCGGCTGGGGTGTCGATGCCTTGCTGGGCCGCGAAACCCGCGCACATTCGGACCTCGACCTGCTGCACCGGGTCGAGGAGGAACCCACGGTTCTCGCGGCGCTCAACGACTTCCCGGAGTCCGAGAACTTCCGCCCGGTGCGGTTCGTCCTCACCCGCCCCGACGGCGCGTCCCTCGACCTGCACCCGCTGCAGTTCGAGGACGACGGCTCCGCCACCCAGGCCGCCGACTCCGCGGGCGGCCTCTTCCGCTATCCGGCGGACTGCTTCGTGACGGGGACGATCGGCGGCGTCACCGTGCCGTGCGTCTCGGTGGCCCAGCAGCTGAGGTTCCACGAAGGGTACGAACCGCGGCCCCACGATCTGGCCGACGTCGCCGCCCTCCGCGCGGAGTTCGGCTCCACGGACTAA
- the nadC gene encoding carboxylating nicotinate-nucleotide diphosphorylase has product MTELFPFSDTVSRALVDAGLEVADVRRVVTTALEEDLRYGPDATTASTVPADARAVAELTPRSPGVVAGLPVVLAVFDTVLGSDYEVVSSRPDGSRVAAREPALAVRGTVRGLLTAERTALNLVCRLSGIATATARWVSEVEGSGTAIRDTRKTTPGLRLLEKYAVRCGGGVNHRMGLGDAVLIKDNHVVAAGSVTAALAAARELAPELACEVEVDDLAQLEEALAAGADEVLLDNFTPQDCAKAVERRNAVSPKTRLESSGGLTLDRARAYAESGVDYFAVGALTHSSPALDLGMDLR; this is encoded by the coding sequence ATGACCGAGTTGTTCCCGTTTTCCGACACCGTCTCGCGTGCCCTCGTGGACGCGGGGCTCGAGGTGGCCGACGTCCGCCGCGTGGTGACCACGGCGCTCGAGGAAGACCTGCGTTACGGGCCGGACGCCACCACGGCGTCGACCGTCCCGGCCGACGCGCGCGCGGTTGCCGAGCTGACGCCGCGTTCGCCGGGCGTCGTGGCGGGGCTGCCCGTGGTGCTGGCGGTGTTCGACACGGTGCTGGGTTCGGACTACGAGGTGGTGTCCAGCCGGCCCGACGGGTCGCGGGTGGCGGCGCGCGAGCCCGCGCTCGCGGTGCGGGGCACAGTGCGCGGCCTGCTGACGGCCGAGCGGACGGCGCTGAACCTCGTCTGCCGCCTCTCGGGCATCGCGACGGCGACCGCCCGCTGGGTGTCCGAAGTGGAGGGTTCGGGCACGGCGATCCGCGACACCCGCAAGACGACGCCGGGCCTGCGGCTGCTGGAGAAGTACGCCGTGCGCTGTGGTGGCGGAGTGAACCACCGGATGGGCCTTGGCGACGCCGTGCTGATCAAGGACAACCACGTCGTCGCCGCGGGTTCGGTCACGGCCGCGCTGGCGGCGGCACGCGAGCTCGCGCCGGAGCTGGCGTGCGAGGTGGAGGTCGACGACCTGGCGCAGCTGGAGGAGGCGCTCGCCGCGGGTGCCGACGAGGTGCTGCTGGACAACTTCACGCCGCAGGACTGCGCGAAGGCCGTGGAGCGGCGCAACGCCGTTTCGCCGAAAACGCGGCTGGAATCCTCTGGTGGCCTCACCCTCGACCGTGCTAGGGCCTACGCCGAGTCCGGTGTGGACTACTTCGCGGTGGGCGCGCTCACGCACTCTTCGCCCGCGCTGGACCTCGGGATGGACCTGCGCTGA
- a CDS encoding class I adenylate-forming enzyme family protein, translated as MVFPQAVLDALSSEPDAVAFEHGPRKVTRGEARDLIGRFVAALRGAGVSRRDGVGVATAVTPEGWAAQIAAQTLGCRTVGIRAGLPVAHLRTVVSDLAAIVVDEASETPELRATAAGAKILRVGPELLSVFEEPVPAGRPSDIGWVVFTSGSTGLPKGVTYSFEALTAQGIEQRPEETPADLAARYRRFLLFGTLTSAVMITHLRSCLLAGGTVVIPESLPDFPWILPRLDITAALTTVPRLYKILDVLRASEEDPVDLSSVRMLVVAGSPVAPGLMAEAFSRVGPGMQQAYGQTEVGKLTVLTPADVAEFPDALGSAGRPCAGVEISVRDASGAAVAPGASGEIFVRSAGQFSGYWGNPSQTASVLQDGWVRTQDIGHVDPSGFLHLTGRMRDVVIVNAVIHYTGPIERALASYADVDQAYVVAAPDPATGEAAHAFVVAAPGRDPDVAELRALVASSLGEAAVPSSVTVIDAVPMAASGKPDKAALLGLLG; from the coding sequence ATGGTCTTTCCGCAGGCGGTGCTGGACGCGCTCAGCTCCGAGCCGGACGCGGTGGCGTTCGAGCACGGCCCGCGAAAGGTCACGCGGGGTGAGGCGCGCGATCTGATCGGCCGCTTCGTCGCCGCCCTGCGGGGCGCGGGCGTCTCGCGCCGTGACGGCGTCGGGGTCGCCACCGCCGTGACGCCCGAGGGGTGGGCCGCGCAGATCGCCGCGCAGACGCTGGGGTGCCGCACCGTCGGCATCCGCGCGGGCCTGCCGGTCGCGCACCTGCGGACGGTGGTGAGCGACCTGGCGGCGATCGTCGTCGACGAAGCGTCGGAGACACCGGAACTGCGTGCGACCGCGGCGGGGGCGAAGATCCTGCGGGTCGGCCCGGAGTTGCTGTCGGTCTTCGAGGAACCCGTGCCGGCCGGGCGGCCTTCGGACATCGGCTGGGTCGTGTTCACCAGCGGCAGCACGGGGTTGCCGAAGGGTGTGACCTACAGCTTCGAAGCGTTGACGGCGCAAGGGATCGAGCAACGTCCTGAGGAGACGCCCGCGGATCTGGCCGCGCGGTACCGGCGTTTCCTGCTGTTCGGCACCTTGACGAGCGCGGTCATGATCACGCACCTGCGGTCCTGCCTGCTGGCGGGCGGGACGGTGGTGATTCCGGAGTCGCTCCCCGATTTCCCGTGGATCCTGCCGCGGCTGGACATCACGGCGGCCCTGACGACGGTGCCGCGGCTGTACAAGATCCTCGATGTGCTGCGGGCTTCTGAAGAAGACCCCGTGGATCTCAGCTCCGTGCGGATGCTGGTGGTGGCCGGCTCACCCGTCGCGCCGGGTTTGATGGCCGAGGCGTTTTCCCGCGTGGGGCCGGGGATGCAGCAGGCCTACGGCCAGACCGAGGTGGGCAAGCTGACCGTGCTGACTCCTGCGGACGTAGCCGAGTTCCCGGATGCGCTGGGCTCCGCGGGCCGCCCTTGTGCCGGCGTGGAGATCTCCGTCCGCGACGCTTCGGGGGCCGCGGTCGCGCCCGGCGCTTCGGGTGAGATCTTCGTGCGTTCGGCCGGCCAGTTCTCGGGCTACTGGGGCAATCCTTCGCAGACGGCCTCGGTGTTGCAGGACGGCTGGGTCCGCACCCAGGACATCGGCCACGTCGACCCTTCGGGCTTCCTCCACCTGACGGGCCGCATGCGCGACGTCGTGATCGTGAACGCGGTCATCCACTACACCGGCCCGATCGAACGCGCGCTCGCCTCGTACGCCGACGTGGACCAGGCCTACGTCGTCGCGGCCCCCGACCCGGCCACGGGCGAAGCGGCGCACGCCTTTGTCGTCGCGGCGCCGGGGCGGGATCCGGACGTGGCCGAGTTGCGCGCGCTCGTCGCGTCTTCGCTAGGGGAGGCTGCCGTACCGTCTTCGGTGACAGTGATCGACGCGGTGCCCATGGCGGCGTCGGGAAAGCCGGACAAGGCCGCGTTGCTGGGGCTGCTGGGTTAG
- the eccCb gene encoding type VII secretion protein EccCb yields the protein MTRSLLAQLVTFHSPTDLRVAFCVAPDRRHDWDWGKWLPHATAPALTDATGRRRLVAAGPVELAELLGPDLGDRPAFTRRPGTPQDLPHVVVVVDGGGTQGEPRLLAEEGLLGITVLEVGGEQPRAASNEQLLSLHVAPDQLGMVVLDGGTEARLGFLGTPDQLDRGAAEALARTLTPLYQGTAVVSEKPMSATFGLAGLLGIGDPRDTDTTVTWAPRAARDRLRIPLGVNPEGRSVELDFKESAEGGMGPHGLVIGATGSGKSELLRTLVTALAVTHSSEKLNLALIDFKGGATFAGMTGLPHVCAVITNLSDDLTLVDRMADALNGELLRRQELLHSAGNYASVRDYEKARADGVPLQPLPSLLVIIDEFSELLSSRPEFIDLFVAIGRLGRSLGIHLLLASQRLEEGRLRGLDSHLSYRIGLRTFSASESRAVLGVADAYHLPPVPGSAYLKSDNDTLTRFKAAYVSGELPPRSTIVREDGQQVGVLPFTLDAVEVPLAASVPVVSAPEVGTGETIIGAMLSRLEGRGPEAHQIWLPPLAEPPTLDQLLPPLGSDASRGLCPLGWGGNGKLTIPVALVDKPFEQRRDMLWADFSGAAGNALVVGAPQSGKSTLLKDIAAMLALTHTPSEVQLFILDMGGGALAPIAGLPHVSGYATRRDAQRCRRVVAELTTLLEQREEFFAANGLESMAAFRSRRAELVESTDGREFGDVFLFVDNWTTIRQEYEQLEEQITGLAARGLGFGIHVIVTVNQWIGVRAQLRDAIGTRFELRLGDPADSSIDRKVALNVPADRPGRGLTAEKLHFLAALPRVDGDQRPETIGAGGLDLVRQITAAWPGSRAPQVRLLPSEVPLESLHAAPSGRVLLGIAESTLRPVELDFSADPHFLAFGDVESGKSSLLRALASGISAAFSPDEALMLVGDYRRGLLGAVDQPHLLGYAGAENTLTDLVGQCATAMRNRLPGPDVTPEQLRSRSWWRGPDLYVLIDDYELVATAGKNPLLPLLEFLPQARDIGLHLIIARASGGAGRGLYEPVLQRVRELGSPGMIMSGTKEEGPLLGDVKPSPQPPGRGTLVSRRHGTGLVQVAWTKPVKS from the coding sequence ATGACGCGTTCGCTGCTGGCGCAGCTGGTGACGTTCCACTCCCCCACCGACCTGCGCGTCGCGTTCTGCGTGGCCCCGGACCGGCGCCACGACTGGGACTGGGGGAAGTGGCTGCCGCACGCCACCGCGCCCGCGCTGACCGACGCGACGGGCCGGCGCCGGCTCGTGGCGGCCGGCCCGGTCGAGCTGGCCGAGCTGCTGGGCCCGGACCTGGGCGACCGCCCCGCGTTCACGCGCCGGCCGGGCACGCCGCAGGACCTGCCGCACGTGGTGGTCGTGGTCGACGGCGGCGGCACGCAGGGCGAGCCGCGGCTGCTCGCCGAGGAGGGCCTGCTCGGGATCACCGTGCTGGAGGTCGGCGGCGAGCAGCCACGCGCGGCGTCGAACGAGCAGCTGCTGAGCCTGCACGTGGCCCCCGACCAGCTCGGCATGGTCGTGCTCGACGGCGGCACCGAGGCGCGGCTGGGCTTCCTCGGCACGCCCGACCAGCTCGACCGCGGCGCGGCGGAGGCACTCGCGCGCACGCTGACGCCGCTGTACCAGGGCACGGCCGTGGTGAGCGAGAAGCCGATGTCGGCGACGTTCGGGCTGGCCGGGCTCCTCGGCATCGGCGACCCACGCGACACCGACACGACCGTGACCTGGGCGCCGCGCGCGGCCCGCGACCGGCTGCGCATCCCGCTCGGCGTGAACCCCGAGGGCCGGTCGGTGGAGCTGGACTTCAAGGAGTCGGCCGAGGGCGGCATGGGCCCGCACGGGCTCGTGATCGGCGCGACGGGTTCGGGCAAGAGCGAGCTGCTGCGCACGCTCGTGACCGCGCTGGCCGTGACGCACTCGTCGGAGAAGCTGAACCTGGCGCTCATCGACTTCAAGGGCGGCGCGACGTTCGCGGGCATGACCGGCCTGCCGCACGTGTGCGCGGTGATCACCAACCTGTCCGACGACCTCACCCTCGTCGACCGCATGGCCGACGCGCTCAACGGCGAACTGCTGCGGCGCCAGGAACTCCTGCACTCGGCGGGCAACTACGCCTCGGTGCGCGACTACGAGAAGGCGCGCGCCGACGGGGTGCCGCTGCAGCCGTTGCCGTCATTGCTGGTGATCATCGACGAGTTCTCCGAGCTGCTCTCGTCGCGCCCGGAGTTCATCGACCTGTTCGTGGCGATCGGCCGGCTGGGGCGTTCGCTGGGAATCCACCTCCTGCTCGCTTCGCAGCGGCTGGAGGAAGGCCGGCTGCGCGGGCTCGACTCGCACCTGTCGTACCGGATCGGGTTGCGGACGTTCTCCGCTTCGGAGAGCCGCGCGGTGCTCGGGGTGGCCGACGCGTACCACCTGCCGCCGGTGCCCGGGTCGGCGTACCTGAAGTCCGACAACGACACGTTGACGCGGTTCAAGGCCGCGTACGTGTCGGGCGAGCTGCCGCCGCGCAGCACGATCGTGCGGGAGGACGGGCAGCAGGTGGGGGTGCTGCCATTCACTTTGGACGCGGTGGAGGTGCCGCTGGCCGCATCGGTTCCGGTGGTTTCGGCGCCTGAAGTGGGCACCGGCGAAACCATCATCGGCGCGATGCTGTCGCGGCTGGAGGGCCGGGGGCCCGAGGCGCACCAGATCTGGCTGCCGCCGCTGGCCGAACCGCCCACTTTGGACCAGCTGCTGCCGCCGCTGGGTTCTGACGCTTCCCGAGGCCTGTGCCCTTTGGGCTGGGGCGGCAACGGCAAGCTGACCATCCCCGTTGCCTTGGTGGACAAGCCCTTCGAACAGCGCCGCGACATGCTCTGGGCCGACTTCTCCGGCGCGGCCGGCAACGCGTTGGTGGTGGGCGCACCACAAAGCGGCAAGTCGACTTTGCTGAAGGACATCGCGGCGATGCTGGCTTTGACCCACACGCCTTCGGAAGTGCAGCTTTTCATCCTGGACATGGGCGGAGGCGCACTGGCCCCGATTGCCGGACTGCCCCATGTCTCGGGCTACGCGACCCGGCGTGACGCCCAGCGTTGCCGGCGCGTGGTGGCCGAGCTGACGACGTTGCTGGAGCAGCGTGAGGAGTTCTTCGCCGCTAACGGTCTCGAATCGATGGCTGCTTTCCGCTCGCGGCGCGCGGAGTTGGTCGAGAGCACCGACGGGCGTGAGTTCGGCGACGTGTTCCTGTTCGTGGACAACTGGACGACCATTCGCCAGGAGTACGAGCAGCTGGAGGAACAGATCACCGGCCTTGCCGCGCGGGGCCTCGGTTTCGGCATCCACGTGATCGTGACGGTCAACCAGTGGATCGGCGTCCGCGCCCAGCTGCGCGACGCCATCGGTACGCGGTTCGAGCTGCGGCTGGGTGATCCGGCTGATTCTTCGATCGACCGCAAGGTGGCCCTGAACGTTCCCGCTGACCGCCCCGGCCGTGGTCTGACTGCGGAGAAGCTGCACTTCCTGGCTGCCCTGCCCCGCGTCGACGGAGACCAACGTCCGGAGACGATCGGTGCCGGTGGCCTGGATCTGGTTCGTCAGATTACGGCTGCTTGGCCTGGTTCTCGGGCTCCTCAGGTGCGTTTGCTGCCGTCGGAGGTGCCTCTCGAGTCGCTCCACGCCGCACCTTCCGGGCGGGTCCTCTTGGGCATCGCCGAGTCGACGCTGCGGCCGGTGGAGCTGGACTTCTCCGCGGATCCCCACTTCCTGGCTTTCGGCGACGTGGAATCGGGCAAGAGCTCTCTGCTCCGGGCGCTGGCTTCGGGCATCTCCGCTGCTTTTTCCCCCGACGAGGCGCTGATGCTGGTGGGCGACTACCGCCGGGGTCTGTTGGGCGCCGTGGACCAGCCCCACCTGTTGGGCTACGCCGGCGCGGAGAACACCTTGACGGATCTGGTGGGCCAGTGCGCCACTGCCATGCGGAACCGCCTGCCGGGCCCGGACGTGACACCTGAGCAGCTGCGCTCACGTTCCTGGTGGCGCGGCCCGGACCTGTACGTACTGATCGACGACTACGAACTCGTGGCCACGGCGGGGAAGAACCCCTTGCTGCCCCTGCTGGAGTTCCTGCCGCAGGCCCGCGACATCGGCCTGCACTTGATCATCGCGCGCGCTTCGGGTGGGGCTGGGCGGGGTCTGTACGAGCCGGTGCTGCAACGCGTCCGCGAACTGGGCTCTCCGGGCATGATCATGTCGGGCACGAAGGAGGAGGGGCCGTTGCTGGGCGATGTGAAGCCTTCGCCCCAACCCCCGGGCCGCGGGACGTTGGTGTCGCGTCGCCACGGGACTGGGTTGGTGCAGGTGGCGTGGACGAAACCGGTGAAGTCTTGA
- a CDS encoding alpha/beta hydrolase: protein MTAAVDSGGYRVAPAMLDVAAADLGGRAGALETAQKALAGVSVPATAFGEVSASADCAATLKKTLSELGEKIDGQVQRAKVLQNGLTASAAGYRRADEQVAASYRSLLPEDPLPPVSGPVGAAASGTWANAIASNRTKVSDALTAEQTRLQQLQSSGGGADDLARSQRRIALYQDILANNRQILRFDPTADGRIAELVGAIQPGTRNVGLFVPGVNTRLDNFQGYADLGRSLVAADPTGRTAMVVWADGDFPQNPLVEGPDASYAQTMDPDLKTFGDELRGQVDTQTGGAATITAIGHSYGGATVGLADSQGLAVDRVLHVESAGMGHGVWSPADLPASQAGVQRFSMTAPLDPIVLAQGNAWGAEWTGIGHGADPDAFPGITDLATGNDAAGNELWGLSSHSDVLKPGSDSWTNIYGVLTSGALTTVPGVQR, encoded by the coding sequence GTGACTGCTGCAGTGGACTCCGGGGGTTACCGGGTCGCTCCCGCCATGCTCGACGTGGCCGCGGCGGACCTGGGTGGGCGCGCGGGCGCACTCGAAACGGCACAGAAGGCCTTGGCGGGGGTTTCCGTGCCGGCCACGGCGTTCGGCGAGGTTTCCGCTTCCGCGGACTGCGCCGCGACGTTGAAGAAGACGCTGTCCGAGCTCGGCGAGAAGATCGACGGGCAGGTACAGCGCGCGAAGGTGCTGCAGAACGGGCTCACCGCGTCGGCCGCGGGTTACCGGCGGGCCGACGAGCAGGTGGCGGCTTCGTACCGGTCGTTGCTGCCGGAGGATCCGCTGCCGCCGGTGAGCGGTCCCGTCGGTGCGGCGGCGAGCGGGACGTGGGCCAATGCGATCGCTTCGAACCGCACCAAGGTTTCGGACGCGCTGACGGCGGAGCAGACTCGTTTGCAGCAGTTGCAGTCTTCCGGGGGTGGCGCCGACGACCTCGCGCGCTCGCAGCGCAGGATCGCGCTGTACCAAGACATTCTGGCCAACAACCGCCAGATCCTCCGGTTCGACCCCACTGCCGACGGGCGGATCGCCGAGCTCGTGGGCGCGATCCAGCCGGGGACGCGCAACGTCGGGCTGTTCGTGCCGGGCGTGAACACGCGGCTGGACAACTTCCAGGGTTACGCCGACCTCGGCCGAAGCCTCGTGGCCGCCGACCCGACGGGCCGCACGGCGATGGTCGTCTGGGCCGACGGCGACTTCCCGCAGAACCCCCTGGTCGAGGGCCCGGACGCCAGCTACGCGCAGACGATGGACCCGGACCTCAAGACGTTCGGCGACGAGCTGCGCGGCCAGGTCGACACCCAGACCGGCGGCGCCGCGACCATCACCGCGATCGGCCACAGCTACGGCGGCGCGACCGTCGGACTGGCTGATTCCCAGGGCCTGGCCGTCGACCGCGTGCTCCACGTCGAGTCCGCCGGCATGGGCCACGGCGTCTGGAGCCCGGCCGATCTGCCCGCGAGCCAGGCCGGCGTGCAGCGTTTCTCGATGACCGCGCCACTCGACCCCATCGTGCTCGCTCAGGGCAACGCCTGGGGCGCCGAGTGGACCGGCATCGGCCACGGCGCCGACCCCGACGCGTTCCCGGGCATCACGGACCTCGCGACGGGCAACGACGCGGCCGGCAACGAGCTCTGGGGCCTGTCGTCCCACAGCGACGTGCTCAAGCCCGGCTCCGACTCGTGGACCAACATCTACGGCGTCCTCACCAGCGGCGCTCTCACGACCGTGCCGGGGGTGCAGCGATGA
- a CDS encoding S8 family serine peptidase, which translates to MRWPAVFAVAGLVAVSSLSSVGVAGSASAVGACANPSGTYTGAVSWGQRLVDPPRLWPVTRGDGQVVAVIGTGIDAQNGQFAPGQVLTGPGTAPSDCDGRGTIAAGIVAAQPSGETTFVGVAPGAKLVPLQYVDGSSHEGGDPGALAGAMDTALDRGAGVLLIAVPAAFDSPALDAAVARAHSLGAVVVSAAAGTQQGAHTYPTASSGVLAVGSTNQAGAPVQTEAGDYLGVAAPGADLVSTSAGAGGAVAHRWPVTDPGLAAAYVAGVAALVRAAHPDFTGDQVVTRLTLTASRPPSGGHDPRRGWGVVDAYAAVSSTLPASVAGPGGSVAPVAMPAVAPAPAPRTSAVDVPAAAIALGGVAVAAAAGLAVATVRRGRRRSWRASRFGS; encoded by the coding sequence GTGAGGTGGCCAGCCGTCTTCGCCGTGGCCGGTCTGGTGGCGGTGTCTTCCCTGTCGTCCGTCGGTGTCGCCGGGTCCGCGAGCGCGGTGGGGGCGTGCGCGAACCCGTCCGGCACCTACACCGGCGCGGTGTCGTGGGGCCAGCGGCTCGTCGACCCGCCGCGCCTGTGGCCGGTCACCCGCGGCGACGGCCAGGTCGTGGCCGTGATCGGCACGGGAATCGACGCCCAGAACGGCCAGTTCGCGCCCGGCCAGGTCCTCACCGGCCCCGGCACGGCCCCGTCCGACTGCGACGGCCGCGGCACCATCGCCGCGGGGATCGTCGCCGCGCAGCCTTCGGGGGAAACGACTTTCGTCGGCGTCGCACCCGGCGCGAAGCTCGTGCCGCTGCAGTACGTCGACGGGTCTTCCCACGAGGGCGGCGACCCGGGCGCTCTGGCGGGCGCCATGGACACGGCCCTCGACCGGGGCGCCGGCGTTTTGCTCATCGCCGTACCGGCGGCCTTCGACAGCCCGGCTTTGGACGCGGCGGTTGCCCGTGCGCACTCCCTCGGCGCCGTCGTGGTCTCCGCCGCGGCCGGCACCCAGCAGGGCGCGCACACCTATCCCACCGCTTCGTCGGGCGTGCTCGCCGTCGGCTCCACCAACCAGGCGGGCGCCCCGGTCCAGACCGAAGCCGGCGACTACCTCGGCGTCGCCGCCCCGGGCGCCGACCTGGTCAGCACCTCGGCCGGCGCGGGCGGCGCCGTCGCCCACCGCTGGCCGGTGACGGACCCGGGCCTGGCCGCCGCCTACGTCGCCGGCGTCGCCGCCCTGGTGCGCGCCGCCCACCCGGACTTCACCGGCGACCAGGTCGTGACCCGCCTGACCCTCACCGCCTCGCGCCCCCCGTCGGGCGGCCACGACCCCCGCCGGGGCTGGGGCGTGGTGGACGCTTACGCCGCCGTTTCGTCGACGCTGCCGGCTTCCGTCGCGGGCCCGGGTGGGTCCGTCGCTCCGGTGGCCATGCCCGCCGTCGCCCCTGCGCCGGCCCCGCGCACCTCGGCCGTGGACGTCCCGGCCGCCGCCATCGCCCTCGGCGGGGTGGCCGTGGCCGCCGCCGCGGGCCTCGCCGTCGCCACCGTCCGCCGCGGCCGCCGCCGCTCGTGGCGCGCCTCCCGGTTCGGGTCTTGA
- a CDS encoding WXG100 family type VII secretion target: MSSPGFQADSAAMTRAVQGFEETASNAKTTMASLESELTETLRNYKGDQAVAFWDLQRRLQEKMTAAVKELDTMSQLVHTSHTNYNTGDSDVHQSFQSVGHNLEGASVIPRLNL, encoded by the coding sequence ATGTCCAGTCCGGGATTCCAGGCAGATTCCGCTGCGATGACGCGCGCCGTCCAGGGCTTCGAGGAAACCGCGTCGAACGCGAAGACGACCATGGCCAGCTTGGAGTCGGAGCTCACCGAGACTCTGCGCAACTACAAGGGCGACCAGGCCGTGGCGTTCTGGGACCTGCAGCGCCGGCTCCAGGAGAAGATGACGGCCGCTGTGAAGGAGCTCGACACCATGTCGCAGCTCGTGCACACGAGCCACACGAACTACAACACCGGCGACTCGGACGTGCACCAGAGCTTCCAGAGCGTCGGCCACAACCTCGAGGGCGCTTCGGTGATCCCTCGCCTCAACCTTTGA